The nucleotide sequence ATGAGTTCGAAGCTTTTTGGGAATATGCATATACGCAGTCGGCAGAATCGTTCTTTAATGGTTGGATAACTGCCGCTTTGAAAAGCAGGCTTCAAGCGATCAAAAATTTCGCTTTAATGCTTCGTCGCCATGCAGTTCATATATTGCCGTTTGTTAAAACTAAACTTACTAATGCCATGTCTGAAGGCATCAATCGGATCATTAAAATTGTCAAGAATAGAGCAAGTGGTTTTGCGAATTTAGGGGCGTTTACCGATATGATTTTTCTGACTGTTGGAGATGTAGATATTCCTGCGCAAATTCCTGATCAATTTCGTATGGTATAAATATGGGCAGAAACACAATAAATACAACGAATTCAAGCCATTTTCATATTGGGAGTTCCGGATATAGCCCATTTTTTTGATGGAGATGCCAGAGGCATAGAGTCGGCATTTATGCTGCCGAATTGTGCCGTTGAACTATTTGATACCTGGAAGAAATATATTTTGAAAGTATACAGTGAAAAACCTGATGGGAAAAAATCATGAAAGAAAATGGAAATTCCTTCGCTTGTCTGGTATTACTGACATCTGTACTGAAACTCTTCGCGCAGAGTATCACTGTGACCTTTTGCGGCTATTCAAGTTCAGATAATCTGCCTGTAGAACTTGACAGCGTTTATATATACAATTGCGATACCGGGGAAGATACGACGATTTATGGCCCGATGGAACTTGCCTTTGTTATCCCGTCATCCGGAGCATCCCAACCCCGTCTTTTTCCCTCATTTAAAGCTGCACTTGAAACTCCGGGCGTGTTTTACAATCTTCAGGGATGCAGAGTCCCTGGCATTAGATCAGATAAAAGAATTGAACCATTCACAGTTCAGGTTTTAATTGAAAAGAGAGATGGGTTTCAAAGGAGAATAGTGGCAGTTGATAAGAATCAATTCACTGTGCCCGGACAATTGGAAAAAATCAGCCGGGAATTCAGAGATCCGGTGGGTAAAAGAGCCGAATTTTCAGCCAGTGATTCTTTTTTGTTTGTCGGATTCGCAGATGGTTATGAAAACGATACTATAGCGAGAAGATCTGTTTACGATGGTGAACTTCTGGAATTCAAATTTACCGCTCAGACAAATGGCCGTATATGGTACGACTGGGTGTATTATTCCAGGGATAGCCTGGTTACATGGGGATTTGGTAATACAGAACAGGCATACAGAAGCAATGACAGGAAATATAACTGGTATGTTGATCAGGCAAATACCGGGACTCACTCCAACAGTAACTGCGGTCCGTCATCAGCAGAAATGGCCTCCAGATGGGCGGATAGTTTGTATACCGGCTCTGCTGAAGAAGCAAGAAGCCTGTTCAGGCCTGAAGGCGGGTGGTGGTATACAAGTGATGTTATCAGCTATCTGACTCTGCATAATATCCCGAATCACACGGTACGTTTTGACAATACTTCCAATATCCGGGAGTTGATCGACCAGGGAAACATTCTTATTTCATGTCTAACCACCGCGGAATTGCGTCGAAATACAAACAATGCTCATCGTGTTGACCGGTTTTACAGTTACGGGGACGGGCATTTTCTTGTCATTAAAGGATATAGAATTGTAAATGATTCCGCTCTTTTTGAGGTCTATGATCCCAATAACTGGAATGCAAAATATTCAGACAATTCTCAAAAAGGCAAAAACCGTCATTACCGCGAATCTGATATGTCAAATGCGATCTCCAAATGGTGGAATTATCTGATTGTTGTGAGTGAAAAAGGTACTGCAGCCAAGAGAATGCCGTTTAAAAATGTGGTCGACCCGGACACAATAGAGCATGCGCGGGGACGGTGAATGTAAACAATATGATCCGGTTTTCTAGCCCGGTTTACCGGGCTTTATTTGGTTAGAGGTGGCATTTATGCCGCCTCTTATGCCGCCGTTTATACCGCCGAAAAAATTAAACCTGTGTTGTCAGAAAAACCTGTAAAGTCATCTGTTCAATCTGACTCTGAAGTCCTTCGATATCATCCATGTGAGCGTCTTCGTCATTCAAAATCTCCTGAAGAAGATCACGTGTGGCAAAGTCTTTCACTTCACCCGCAAGAGCAATTGCATTGTTGTAGGCTGCGATAGCATCGGTTTCCGCAACACGGTCGTTTTCCAACTGCTTCGCGACATCGGACCCGATATGAATCTTGTTGAGCGATGAGACAACCGGAACACCTTCCAGAAAAAGAATCCGTCCGATCAGCTTTTCTGCATGCTTCATTTCATCGATGGCTCTTTTTTCGAAATGTTTATGCAGCTTTTCATATCCCCAGTCTTCGCACATTTCTGAGTGAACCATATACTGGTTGATAGCTGTGAGTTCGTCGGCCAGAAGCGCATTCAGCGCACTAACAAGCTTTTCATTACCTTTCATAAGAGGTTACCTTTCAATGAAAGTGGTTAAAGGTGATTTATAAGCAATAAATGAAGTTAAATCATTATACAGTAAATTCACTCATTTATACAATGAATAATGTACAATTTATAAATTAATATACGAAAAGAACACTGGAAATATTCCGGGTAAAGATCGCAAACCCGGTGAAGTTTACCAGGGTCAGTATGGTTCCTGTCAAAAAAAAAGCCGAAGGCTGAATGCCTTCGGCTTACTGACACAAATAAGACCTGTCCCTTTATTTTAATACAAATCCTGATTTGTGAACCAGATCGGAACTGTTAACCTTAACAACATAATAGCCTTTTGGCAGCCCTGCAGTGTTGATACTGCAGTTTTTATTGAATGTCGCCGAACGCACAACATTACCTCTCAGATCATAAACATTCAGAACTGATCTGCTGTTTTGTGAATTGTTAAGACTGATATTTACAGCGTTTCCGTTCTGACGGACAGTTATGTTGTTTGCTTTTGATGCTTTTACCGGTAAAGAAGCGTTAACTGCCTCAATTTCATAAAGTGAGACGTTGTCGACAAATACTGTCGGGGTGCTCAATCCCACACTGAACTCCACTCTTGAATCCTCATACGTAGGATCTCTCATGATAAAATCAAGTGTGAAAGTCTGCTTTGTAGTTGTGAGATTAACCTCTCGTGATCCATTCAAAATATTCTCACCTTCTTCTCCAAAAAAAGAAGTATAGGGGCTGACCGGCATACCGACATTAACAAAAAGGGTTCTGTTAGAAGCTGCACGAGCATCGTAAATCAGACGGTAGGCCTTACCCTGTTCAAGCCGAATACCCGGCTGGACCACCTGCAGGTCGTAGTAGTTATTAGCTGTAGTAGTAACTGTCAGACGATACTCTCCGTTAACCACATCGCCTGAACCGGATCCGCTCCAATTGTTGAATGTCCAGTTTTTTGTTCCTGCTGAAAAAGATCCATTCACAACAAGATCCTGCTTGCCATCCGTAGTAGTAAAATTAGCCGTGATTTCTTTCGTGGCATCCATCTTGACTGTCAGAGGGTTCTGATTCCCGGTAGCACTTCCGGTCCAGCCACTGAATACCCAGCCTTCAGATGGCGTAGCAGTGAGTATAACCTGGGCGTCTTTCTCATAAGTGGTATTATCCGGGTTGCGTGTCACAGAGCCTCTTCCTCTTGTGCTGACTGTGAGGCTGTAGCTTGAGCCGCCACCCTTAAGAAAATTCGGGTAATCGTTTGGTGGATTGGGGTTGTTTTTGATGAACTCCCTGAGCCAGGTCATGGCCGGACGATCTTGCCCGTTGGTTCTTATTATACCCGTGTTTTCAACCCATGTAGAACCAAGAATGTAACCCCAGATCGTGATACCAACAACCTTGGGGTGATTCCACATCTCTGTGATATGATTTTTGTAGTTATTAAGCTGAGCCTGATCATCTCCTTCGCCTATATCATATTCTGAGATAAGCATCGGAACCTTTATTGAATTCCAGATATCATCCAGGCGTGATTTGAGAGTACTTGCAGAAGTATTTTTCAGACCATGTGCCTGGAAACCCACAGCGTCAATCGGCGCTCCGGCTTGTATAAGCTTGGGTATGATCTGCTTTATCCATTGGATTTCATTATTCCACTCAAGAGTGTTGTAGTCGTTGTAAATAAGAATAGCATTGGGCCAGCGCTCCCGGGCCATTTTGAAGGATTGAACAATCCACTCATATCCGGTGGAACCTGTTCCTCCAAGAGCCTCACGGAAAGGAATAGGAGCATGTTTACCGGCATTCCAGTTGTTGGGATCTGACATGTACGCTTCATTTACCACGTCGATCATTTGAACATCAGGATATCTTGCCGCTGCGGCGTCAAACCATTCGATAATTTCTGCCTTCTGCTCTGAAGTAGAGAGATTGTTCATCCAATCGGGGTACTGGCTTCCCCATATAAGAGTGTGGAATTTCCAGGGGATACCATGCTGTTTTGCATAGTTGGCAATATTGTCTCCACCACTCCAGTTCATCTGGTCACGGGTTCTTTCCACAGACCCCCATTTGTGCTCGTTTTCACCAGTGATCTGGTTCCACATAGAGATGAAATCGTCCCGTACCCGGCCGTTTGTAGTGATATTCCCCAAAAACTTATTGGCTCCTTTGGCAAGCTGGGCTTCTGAGATACCCGTAAAAAGGAACACAAACGTGAAAACAAAGCAGGCGATCGGAACCGCTAACGCTTTGACTGGCATAGAATTGGATCTTCCCACTGCCAGTGTGGGTTTAATGAATTTTTGTTTAACTCGATTTGGTTTCATTCCGCCCCCCTTTTTTACCTTTCGATCGGAACGATGGTGTTGAACAAAAAGTTGATTAATTCTAATATAAGGAGAGTAATCACCGGAATCCTGTTAATTTTGCCGGTCTTGTGCATTTTCTGTTGAACTTTAGTTCAACATTTTTTCTGAGGCGGCATAAGTGCCGCCTCTAGCGAAAAAAAAGCCCGGTGAACCGGGCTTAGGAAACAAAACCGGCTTGCGATACCGGTTCTGATCAGGCTCAATAGACCTGGAAGAGTTTCTTCGAAATCGTCTGATTTCTGGACTTGATCTGTATGGTGTAAACACCCTTTTGTGTTATTGCAGGTATGTTGTTAATAACCAGGTTTTCAGAAACTGCCTTCATCTCCGTTATCCGTTTTCCTGACAACGAATATATTGCAATTCTGCGTGAGGGATCTTTTGCCCCGAATGACAATTTCAGGATACCATTTTGGCTGTTTATGGAAAAACCGGCAGGTAGTTTTTTCTGCACACTTTCAGGCGTATTCACCGCGTCTTTTCTCAATAACCGCACATAGAAGACTCCTCCTACCATACCGGTAGATGCCTGGAATTTGACAGTGATCTCATCTTTACCGGATACCATGCTGTTGGGAATGGGATACTCCTGATTGATGAACTGATCTTTGTTCCATTTACCGACAATGTTTTCGGTGACAAGCTTCTCTCCATCGATAAGGATATCGAATGTACGGGTACATCCCTCATTTCCCCAGTACCTTACCATAAGAGAGAGATCTTTTTCTCCATTTGTAAGCAGGTTATAACTGAAAAATCCGCCGTTTCCACCGCTGCAACTCCCGGCATCACGGTAAAATTCACCATTGTGGCTGCCGGTCTGGGAGTTTTCAGATTGCAAATTGTGATCTACTTCAGGCTGCTGCTCACCTGGAGCGACCTTATCTATTGTTCGCCTGTCAAGTATGAGTAACTCTTCTTCGTCTTCAACGCTGCCACCCTCCGTTAGCCAGTAAATCATATAGCGGGAATCGTGAATGCGGAAAAACGGCTCAAGAACAAGCTGAGAGCCGGTCCAGTTTCCGATCAGTCCCTGAGAGGTAAAGGTCATCTGCTGACCGTTACCGCGAACAAGTTTGGATGGAATTGATGTCCGGCTGCCGAGAAGTTTAGGTGCTGAGTTCAGAGAGTAAAGAGCTCCGCTGGCAATGTGTCCCCATCTGCCTGCATCTGCTATAAGGCCATTGAGGTCCCGGTTTTCGGTTTTTGCTCCCAGAAGAATCGGACCGTGCATCAAAGCCACATAAGAGGGGACATTGGGCATCTCCTCAATTCTGGTGTGCATTGGTAGAATCACAGTTACGACCTCACCATTGCTCCATGTCCTGTCGATTTCATAATAGGATGAAGGCTGTGAAGTTGAAGGGAGTGTGTCTGTTCCTATGATAATTTTCAGGGAACCTGCAGGAACCCAGAAGGGATGACGGATAAGCAGCTTGAACCTGGATGAAGAAGCAGTGCTTATGGTCAACTGGGTGCGTTCCTCATCGGGAAAACGGGTCTCCTGCCTGATCTTTACCCCTTTATCTTTCCAGTTAAGCTCGGATGCGACAAACAGATTAACAAAAAGAGAGTCGCTCTTGCGGGAATAGATAAGCTGGCTGTACTTGCCGTGATTTTCCATTCCTGTACCCACACAGCACCACATCGCTACATCTGGAGCAGAATAGACTCTGTAATGACGCGGACGGGCTGGAGTAAAATAAACGTATCCTCCATGGGTGGGGTGCTGAGATGAGAGAATATGGTTGAACATCGTGCGTTCATAGAAATCGACGTATCTCGCATCATTTGTCATGCGAAAGAGCCCTTCCGAGAGCTTGAGCATGTTATGAGAATTACAGGTTTCCGGCCCCTCCCGTTCTGTTGTGTAATCGATGCAGTCTGCAGCTGGGGGAAAATGCTCTCTTCTGCTGTTGCCGCCGAAGGCAAGGCTTCTTTTTCCCGTCACTGTTTCCCAGAAAAATCTTGCAGCTTTGAAGTATGTGTTATCGTTATCCATTTCAGCTATGCGCTGAAATCCAACAGCCTTTGGTACCTGGGTGTTTGCATGCAGGTTGTCAAGATTGTCGGTTCCCGATGACATAGGGGTGAGAATTGTCCTGTGAGAGAGCTTTTTTGCCATGGTGAGATATTTGGTATCCTTGGTCATCTGGTATGCATCGGCGTAGACCTCATTGATGCCACCGTGTTCATTCCCGAGCATCCCCTGAATCTGGTTATCGGATAGCCCGGAGAGGATTTTGATCCCCCAGTCACAGAGCTTTAAAAACACCTGCCTTGCAGTTTCGCTGCCACCGTAAAGCCAGGCATCCCTGAGCCCTGCATAGGTTTTGTGGATATTATACCAGGGTACCCAGTAATCCCAGACCTTCCCTGTATTACCTTTTTTTATCTCCCGCCACAGTGGTTTTCCGTTGGGGATGCCGCTGACATATCCCACAAAATCGGCATCTTTACCATTTGCATCCTGACACTTCTTAAGTTCATCAATCATATAATCCATACGCTCTTTACATTGTGCATCACCTGTCGCAGCATAATGTATCGCAAGAGCGGAGAGATAATGTCCCCCGACATGCCCGTCCAGACCGGCCCAGTTGGAATAGTTTGACACTCCTTTGGTCGAAAGACCGGCATCAGCACGATAACAGTAAAGCAGACGGTCGACATTGTATTTCATTAAATGGCTTATGTTGAGATCCATGGAGTGTTTAAACGGGCCATCCAGAAGCGTGACATCACCGAGCGGAAACTCATTGGTATAAAGTTTGTCCTGTGCAGACGCGTTGATTGTCAAGAGCATCACAGCAGTCAAGTAAAGAAAAAACCTGTTCATAATGCCTGTCCTCCTTTTTTAAGACGATGTATCTTTCGGTTAATGATTTATGTCCTTGTAACAGTTTTCTCACTCTTCTTTTCGGTATCGGTATCTGTATCGAAAATTCAAGGATCGGTTGTAAATATGTGATTACAAAATATCGATTCCGATACCGACCCCGAAAACAAAAGGTATCGGTTTGATATATGAGGCAGATATCTACTTTCTGAACTCCACCAGTGCATCATCCGCCTTCTGATTCATAAAGCACAGTTTTACCCAGTCCTCACTATGGGCAATGCTTGACACCCGAACTTCATCGATCAACCCGTTAAAAATCGACCATCCCTGAATGAATGGGATTTCCACAGATCTGCCATGGCTGCCGATGGTGAAATTGTCAGTTGAATTTCTTTCATACTCACCCGGCATCAATGCAGCTTTGTCAACTACCAGTCTCCCGTTTATGTACAGACTTTGATTCGTGCCATTCCGCACACCTGTCAAGTACACCCATTCTTTTGCTCCGGGCGCAGGCGGAACTGAATCTTCGGAATACTCCCAGCCCAACTGGTTCTGGAACTCTACAAATTCCCAGGTTGCCCGGTTATTCTTAAGACATTTGAATTGCAGGTAGTACTGTTCGTGGCCTTTACTCGCGATAGCGCGGAAAATGGAGTCGATAGTGTCAGCCTTCACCCAGCAGGATATCGAGTAGAATCCATCCTCAGAAAAATTCAAGCGGCTGTCTGCTGTATTGGGCATTGTGATATAGGAAGAGGTTCCGTCAAATGACCTCGCCCCGCCTATTGCTCCGTCAACTCTGGATTCTTCTGATGTGCCCACAGGTAATCCGTGGTAGTGGTTTGGTGTTGCATCGAGGGCTGGATCGGTCCCTTTACCTGAGAGATGCCATACTCCCTGAAAAGCATATGCCGTATCAAACACAGCGCAACCATCGGATTCACTTTCCGCATCGGGATTTCCCCAGTACATGATGATAACCTGTAAATTGTCATTTCCATATACAGTGTCAACTTTGACCCAGATCTCCGCTTTCCGGCCTTTTGCATCCCACTTTTCAATTTCGTAAGGAAGCGGTTTACCATTTTCTTTTACAAATCTCAAATCTCCACCATCCAGTCTCGACTGGCTGAAATCGAAATTATCCCCGTGCAAGCGGATAAGTACCGGGAAATCAGTGATGTCGCTGTCTACACCGGCCCCTGATTCAGTTGTATTCAGGTAGATTCGCCTGGAGTAATTAAAACTGGCAAGATGGTAAAAATCGATTGTACCGGCTTTTGTCGTTTCACCGGACTTTACGGTAATGCTATCGATTCCAACGGAGGATGAAGTGTCCGCGGATGACACTGCACGTAAAGTGTAAGTTCCATGCGGGAGATCATCGATAACAAATTCCCCTGTCGCCGTATCACAAGTCACTGTTCGTTCCAAGCCATAGATCTGGATAAACACGTTTCTGTCAGATGAAGCGAGAGATCCCTTAATGGCTCCTGAAGGACGAAGAGTATCTGACGGGAGATAAACTGTGGAGTCCTCGGCATTGATTGTACAGTTCAGAAGAACTGCGTTCCTTGAACCATCATTGACCTCGATAGAATAGGCGCCAGGCTCGAGTGAATCGATAGAAAAGATTCCAAGGGAATCAGTTCTGGTGTCAACACGTGTGATTGTTGATTTTCTGAGAGCAGAACCTGAGAGAGAGGGTGTGTAATTGCTGGGACGCAGATAAACTGCAGCCTCAGAGGCAAAACTGCCGTCACTGTTGTAGAGTGTACATACAATACGCCCGTTCCCGGCATGCGATCCGGTCCCTGCGATATTATTTGAGGCGCACTGCAGAAAAAGAAGCGCTGCAGAAATACAGCAGAGATTTGCCAGAAAGGATACTCCCGATGAATTCTTCCGCAGCGCAAGAATCTTTATCATTGAGTCTCCTCTTTTTCTTCTGTTTTCTCTGTCAAAGGAAAGAGCTGAAAGTTGCATTGACAAACCATTTCAGAAATGTCGGTATCCTCCAGGACCATAGCCATCAATTCCTCTTTAAACGATCTGATCCGCTCCTTTATGCGTTCATAACACTTATGTGATAAGCCAAATGTAAGAGAGCTGATTTCTCTTTGCCGGGGTTCAAAACGCTCCAGTGCATCTTTCGCAAGAGAGAGCATCTCGGAGTGGAAATTCCTCAGGATAAGAGATCTCATTTCATATTCAGAGGAGATCATCGGGTCGGCAGGCTGAAGTTTCCTGTCAGGATCGCGGCGCAGGATTCCCAGTCTCAGCATCGTTTCAATCGATTTTCTGGCCTGTGAGGCAGTTATACCCGGGATACATTTTTTGGCGATCCAGTCATAATCTTCCCTGAAATCCGGCAGTGTCACAAGTTCCCGTATCGCGCTGTGATACCAGTTCCGGAAAAACTCATACCGGCTCTCATCCAGAATTTTTATATCGCAATCCCGCCGCAGACGCTGCATACGGGTGAAATGCAGGTTTTTTTCGTAGTTTGTTTTACAATTGACAAACTGTACGATGGCGCCGAAGTATTCCGTTTCCCTTTGTGTCAGATTCATGGCTGCAGCATACTTTTTCATCACTGCCAGGCTGAGCCGTCGTCTGCCGGAAATGATGTCTTTGAACATGCTTTGAGAAACACCGGCTTTTGCGGCAAAGGAACGGAAGGAGAATGATTTAGATGATTTTTTCTGAAAAGAGTAGTAGTCTTTCAGAAGAGAGTGATAATCGGTGTATAGGAAGATGTTGAATTTTCCGGTTTTCATATATGGGATAATATAAGCAAAAAAGTGCTGTGCTGGGAGGAAAAATGCTGGTAAGATTATAAATATTGCGAACAAAAAAAATACTAACACGATGATTTAAAAGGAGATAAAAGAAACAGCTATGAGCGAACAAAAAAATTTGCGAACAGTTGAGCTGCAGGAAAAACCATTGAAACAGCCACAGAGAACACGCAGAGGAGAGGGGAATGGGAAAGAGAAGAATGTTGAAGTAATGTTCAACGGAAAATGCATAGAATCCCTTCTAAATAAGCAAAATCTTCTATAATGCGCTTTATATTATAGATTTGAAACGGAAAATGTTCAACGCTCAATATGTCTTTTCGACAATATGGGGGAGAATAGTATGATGAGAAAAGTTTCGGGTATCATGAGTTTAATTGTTTTTCTGGGAGCCTGTCCTGTTTCCCTGGTATCGGCTCTGGATAACGGGCTGGCCAGGACGCCTCCGATGGGATGGAACAGTTGGAACATATTTCATGAAAATATAAACGAGAATCTGATAAAGCAGATTGCCGATGCCATTGTTGAATCGGGAATGAAAGATGCCGGTTATATATACCTCAATCTTGACGACAACTGGATGGCTTCATCACGGGATGCAAATGGAAAGCTGAGGGCTGATCCGAACCGTTTTCCAAGCGGAATGAAGGCGCTTGGGGATTACATTCACTCAAAAGGGCTCAAGTTTGGTATTTATGGAGATCGCGGTCTCAGAACATGCCATCACTATAATTGGGGGATAGCGGGATCACAAAGCGGAAGTTACATGAAAGAGGAACTGGACGCCAGGACTTTTGCAGAATGGGGTGTTGACTATTTAAAGTATGATAATTGTGAGCCTGCCCCCGGTTCAGATCAGCAGCAGGATTACGAAAGGATGAGAGATGCTCTTGCAAAGAGCGGCAGGGATATCGTTTTCAGTATCTGTGCCTGGGGTTTTGCGTCCTGGATGCCTAAAACCGGCAATTTATGGCGTTCTACAGGTGATATTACCGATAAATGGGACAATGGTAATGATTGGTTCAGAGGGATAATCAATGCCGTTGATGGAAATGCAGACCTTGCGCAGCATGCCGGACCGGGTGGCTGGAATGATCCGGATATGCTTGAAATTGGTAA is from Fibrobacter sp. and encodes:
- a CDS encoding transposase, which translates into the protein EFEAFWEYAYTQSAESFFNGWITAALKSRLQAIKNFALMLRRHAVHILPFVKTKLTNAMSEGINRIIKIVKNRASGFANLGAFTDMIFLTVGDVDIPAQIPDQFRMV
- the bfr gene encoding bacterioferritin, coding for MKGNEKLVSALNALLADELTAINQYMVHSEMCEDWGYEKLHKHFEKRAIDEMKHAEKLIGRILFLEGVPVVSSLNKIHIGSDVAKQLENDRVAETDAIAAYNNAIALAGEVKDFATRDLLQEILNDEDAHMDDIEGLQSQIEQMTLQVFLTTQV
- a CDS encoding T9SS type A sorting domain-containing protein codes for the protein MKPNRVKQKFIKPTLAVGRSNSMPVKALAVPIACFVFTFVFLFTGISEAQLAKGANKFLGNITTNGRVRDDFISMWNQITGENEHKWGSVERTRDQMNWSGGDNIANYAKQHGIPWKFHTLIWGSQYPDWMNNLSTSEQKAEIIEWFDAAAARYPDVQMIDVVNEAYMSDPNNWNAGKHAPIPFREALGGTGSTGYEWIVQSFKMARERWPNAILIYNDYNTLEWNNEIQWIKQIIPKLIQAGAPIDAVGFQAHGLKNTSASTLKSRLDDIWNSIKVPMLISEYDIGEGDDQAQLNNYKNHITEMWNHPKVVGITIWGYILGSTWVENTGIIRTNGQDRPAMTWLREFIKNNPNPPNDYPNFLKGGGSSYSLTVSTRGRGSVTRNPDNTTYEKDAQVILTATPSEGWVFSGWTGSATGNQNPLTVKMDATKEITANFTTTDGKQDLVVNGSFSAGTKNWTFNNWSGSGSGDVVNGEYRLTVTTTANNYYDLQVVQPGIRLEQGKAYRLIYDARAASNRTLFVNVGMPVSPYTSFFGEEGENILNGSREVNLTTTKQTFTLDFIMRDPTYEDSRVEFSVGLSTPTVFVDNVSLYEIEAVNASLPVKASKANNITVRQNGNAVNISLNNSQNSRSVLNVYDLRGNVVRSATFNKNCSINTAGLPKGYYVVKVNSSDLVHKSGFVLK
- a CDS encoding T9SS type A sorting domain-containing protein, whose amino-acid sequence is MNRFFLYLTAVMLLTINASAQDKLYTNEFPLGDVTLLDGPFKHSMDLNISHLMKYNVDRLLYCYRADAGLSTKGVSNYSNWAGLDGHVGGHYLSALAIHYAATGDAQCKERMDYMIDELKKCQDANGKDADFVGYVSGIPNGKPLWREIKKGNTGKVWDYWVPWYNIHKTYAGLRDAWLYGGSETARQVFLKLCDWGIKILSGLSDNQIQGMLGNEHGGINEVYADAYQMTKDTKYLTMAKKLSHRTILTPMSSGTDNLDNLHANTQVPKAVGFQRIAEMDNDNTYFKAARFFWETVTGKRSLAFGGNSRREHFPPAADCIDYTTEREGPETCNSHNMLKLSEGLFRMTNDARYVDFYERTMFNHILSSQHPTHGGYVYFTPARPRHYRVYSAPDVAMWCCVGTGMENHGKYSQLIYSRKSDSLFVNLFVASELNWKDKGVKIRQETRFPDEERTQLTISTASSSRFKLLIRHPFWVPAGSLKIIIGTDTLPSTSQPSSYYEIDRTWSNGEVVTVILPMHTRIEEMPNVPSYVALMHGPILLGAKTENRDLNGLIADAGRWGHIASGALYSLNSAPKLLGSRTSIPSKLVRGNGQQMTFTSQGLIGNWTGSQLVLEPFFRIHDSRYMIYWLTEGGSVEDEEELLILDRRTIDKVAPGEQQPEVDHNLQSENSQTGSHNGEFYRDAGSCSGGNGGFFSYNLLTNGEKDLSLMVRYWGNEGCTRTFDILIDGEKLVTENIVGKWNKDQFINQEYPIPNSMVSGKDEITVKFQASTGMVGGVFYVRLLRKDAVNTPESVQKKLPAGFSINSQNGILKLSFGAKDPSRRIAIYSLSGKRITEMKAVSENLVINNIPAITQKGVYTIQIKSRNQTISKKLFQVY
- a CDS encoding DUF2341 domain-containing protein → MIKILALRKNSSGVSFLANLCCISAALLFLQCASNNIAGTGSHAGNGRIVCTLYNSDGSFASEAAVYLRPSNYTPSLSGSALRKSTITRVDTRTDSLGIFSIDSLEPGAYSIEVNDGSRNAVLLNCTINAEDSTVYLPSDTLRPSGAIKGSLASSDRNVFIQIYGLERTVTCDTATGEFVIDDLPHGTYTLRAVSSADTSSSVGIDSITVKSGETTKAGTIDFYHLASFNYSRRIYLNTTESGAGVDSDITDFPVLIRLHGDNFDFSQSRLDGGDLRFVKENGKPLPYEIEKWDAKGRKAEIWVKVDTVYGNDNLQVIIMYWGNPDAESESDGCAVFDTAYAFQGVWHLSGKGTDPALDATPNHYHGLPVGTSEESRVDGAIGGARSFDGTSSYITMPNTADSRLNFSEDGFYSISCWVKADTIDSIFRAIASKGHEQYYLQFKCLKNNRATWEFVEFQNQLGWEYSEDSVPPAPGAKEWVYLTGVRNGTNQSLYINGRLVVDKAALMPGEYERNSTDNFTIGSHGRSVEIPFIQGWSIFNGLIDEVRVSSIAHSEDWVKLCFMNQKADDALVEFRK
- a CDS encoding TIGR02147 family protein → MKTGKFNIFLYTDYHSLLKDYYSFQKKSSKSFSFRSFAAKAGVSQSMFKDIISGRRRLSLAVMKKYAAAMNLTQRETEYFGAIVQFVNCKTNYEKNLHFTRMQRLRRDCDIKILDESRYEFFRNWYHSAIRELVTLPDFREDYDWIAKKCIPGITASQARKSIETMLRLGILRRDPDRKLQPADPMISSEYEMRSLILRNFHSEMLSLAKDALERFEPRQREISSLTFGLSHKCYERIKERIRSFKEELMAMVLEDTDISEMVCQCNFQLFPLTEKTEEKEETQ